In one Arachis duranensis cultivar V14167 chromosome 9, aradu.V14167.gnm2.J7QH, whole genome shotgun sequence genomic region, the following are encoded:
- the LOC107465907 gene encoding uncharacterized protein LOC107465907 — translation MTRSLPDSSLVTFDPKIERTISRIKRARHWLASEDGEVININSPVSSESKSEPPFEEETSSSTTDSVDSRAYNMAAPRRITIQEVGAPDFTLQPYQVHNPAVAIGSLNNSNNQPSSSSGLPSQPLPNPKGGINAITLRSGTTLQERYQEEPSPSEHTPAEDAVEVEDAKEEEDI, via the exons ATGACTCGTTCATTGCCTGATTCGAGCTTAGTAACTTTTGATCCcaaaattgaaagaactatttcacgtattaAGCGAGCTCGACATTGGCTAGCCTCTGAGGATGGTGAAGTGATTAACATCAATTCACCAGTCTCATCCGAGAGCAAATCTGAACCGCCATttgaggaagaaacaagctcctctACTACTGATTCAGTTGATTCACGTGCATATAacatggcagcacctaggagaATTACTATCCAGGAAGTTGGAGCCCCAGATTTCACACTGCAGCCGTATCAAGTGCATAACCCAGCGGTggct attggatcactaAATAACTCCAACAATCAACCTTCGAGCTCCAGTGGACTTCCTTCTCAACCCTTACCTAATCCCAAGGgtggcattaatgccatcactCTGAGATCCGGAACCACATTACAGGAGAGGTACCAAGAGGAGCCAAGTCCATCAGAACACACCCCAGCTGAAGATGCAGTAGAAGTGGAAGATGCTAAAGAGGAAGAGGACATATAG